A genomic segment from Treponema sp. Marseille-Q3903 encodes:
- the rnhA gene encoding ribonuclease HI: MDEIIIYTDGGCHGNPGPGGWAVVVIADGVAKQVSGGESMTTNNRMELTAAIAALSIVQNTQSFAAKHVTVNIDSQYVKNGITTWIKSWKAKGWKTSDKKPVKNQDLWVKLDELNSALNVTWKWVKGHAGVEYNELCDSLCQKEIAKFE; encoded by the coding sequence ATGGACGAAATTATCATATATACAGATGGCGGTTGCCATGGGAACCCTGGTCCTGGCGGCTGGGCAGTTGTAGTTATCGCTGATGGAGTTGCAAAACAAGTTTCAGGTGGCGAAAGCATGACTACTAACAACCGAATGGAACTCACAGCGGCAATAGCTGCGCTCTCTATAGTTCAAAACACTCAATCTTTTGCTGCAAAACACGTCACGGTAAACATCGACAGTCAGTATGTAAAAAACGGAATTACGACATGGATTAAGAGCTGGAAAGCAAAAGGCTGGAAAACTTCAGATAAAAAGCCTGTAAAAAATCAAGACCTTTGGGTTAAACTCGACGAACTGAACTCCGCCCTCAACGTGACATGGAAATGGGTAAAAGGGCATGCAGGCGTTGAATACAATGAACTTTGCGATAGCCTCTGTCAAAAAGAAATTGCAAAGTTTGAATAA
- a CDS encoding TIGR03905 family TSCPD domain-containing protein, whose protein sequence is MNHEYKTKGICAKKITFDKADDGTVTNVHFEGGCNGNLKAISKLVDGMKAEDIAATLSGNTCGFKSTSCADQLAKAVTSC, encoded by the coding sequence ATGAATCACGAATATAAAACAAAAGGTATATGTGCTAAAAAAATCACTTTTGACAAAGCTGACGACGGCACAGTAACAAATGTTCACTTTGAAGGTGGCTGCAATGGAAATCTCAAGGCAATTTCAAAACTTGTCGATGGAATGAAAGCGGAAGATATTGCAGCGACGCTCTCAGGAAATACATGCGGCTTTAAATCTACAAGTTGTGCTGACCAACTTGCAAAAGCCGTCACAAGCTGCTGA
- a CDS encoding rubredoxin has translation MERMQCDKCGHIYDKEEGDKKNNVAPGTAWADVPADYKCPECGAGKESFIVE, from the coding sequence ATGGAAAGAATGCAATGCGATAAATGCGGACATATTTACGATAAGGAAGAAGGGGATAAAAAAAATAACGTTGCTCCTGGAACTGCTTGGGCTGATGTTCCGGCAGATTATAAATGTCCCGAATGTGGAGCTGGAAAAGAAAGTTTTATTGTTGAGTAG
- the ychF gene encoding redox-regulated ATPase YchF, with translation MSLECGIVGLPNVGKSTIFSALTAAPAAAENFPFCTIDPNIGIVDLPDERLDFLASIHNPKKKTPATVKFVDIAGLIKGAAQGEGLGNKFLANIRECSVIAHVVRCFDNPDIMHVRENANEAAPIDPESDILTINWELCQADLNTIEVRQDKVTRAIRSLGHEEEKKYAPLISAIAKIKPLLQDGKCARTANLSDDEKNAVYDMFLLTMKPTIYVANVDEDTISKGTNKYVEIVKKYADEEKSEVVVICGKFESDLAEITESADKKEFMESVGLTESGLSVLARKTYHLMGLRTFFTGGPDECRAWTIHAGDKAPRAAGVIHTDFEKGFIKAEAYTIDDLRQYKDEASIKAAGKYRQEGKEYVVQDGDVLFFKFNV, from the coding sequence ATGTCACTAGAATGTGGAATTGTAGGATTGCCGAACGTCGGTAAATCAACCATTTTTTCGGCTTTAACAGCTGCTCCTGCCGCCGCAGAAAATTTTCCTTTCTGCACAATCGACCCGAATATCGGGATTGTTGATTTACCTGATGAGCGCCTTGATTTTTTAGCAAGCATTCACAATCCAAAAAAGAAAACTCCTGCCACTGTAAAGTTTGTAGATATAGCAGGCTTAATCAAAGGAGCCGCTCAAGGAGAAGGGCTTGGAAACAAATTCCTTGCGAACATCCGCGAATGTTCTGTAATTGCCCACGTTGTCCGCTGTTTTGACAATCCTGATATCATGCATGTTCGTGAAAACGCAAACGAAGCTGCTCCAATCGACCCTGAATCTGATATCCTCACAATAAATTGGGAGCTTTGTCAGGCAGATTTGAACACGATCGAAGTCCGCCAAGATAAAGTGACGCGCGCAATCCGCTCACTCGGTCACGAAGAAGAAAAAAAATATGCACCGTTGATAAGTGCGATTGCAAAAATCAAACCGCTGCTTCAGGACGGAAAATGCGCTCGCACTGCAAACCTCTCTGACGATGAAAAAAATGCGGTTTACGATATGTTTCTCCTAACTATGAAACCGACAATATATGTCGCAAACGTTGACGAAGACACAATATCAAAAGGCACAAACAAATACGTTGAAATTGTCAAAAAATACGCCGATGAAGAAAAATCTGAAGTAGTTGTGATATGCGGAAAATTCGAATCAGACCTTGCAGAAATTACAGAGTCGGCTGACAAAAAAGAGTTCATGGAGAGCGTCGGTCTTACAGAAAGCGGGCTTTCGGTTTTAGCTCGCAAAACATATCATCTTATGGGACTGAGAACTTTTTTTACAGGTGGACCAGATGAATGCCGCGCGTGGACAATTCACGCAGGCGACAAAGCACCTCGAGCCGCAGGAGTTATTCACACTGATTTTGAAAAAGGTTTTATCAAAGCCGAAGCGTACACAATCGATGATCTTAGACAGTACAAAGACGAAGCCTCAATCAAAGCTGCCGGAAAATATCGTCAGGAAGGAAAAGAATACGTTGTACAAGACGGAGACGTGCTTTTCTTTAAGTTTAATGTTTAA
- the hisB gene encoding imidazoleglycerol-phosphate dehydratase HisB: MARTASVKRTTGETQIELTLNIDGSGKYQVENPIGFFDHMLCSFCKHGLFDLTGTIKGDLHVDQHHTIEDTGIVLGECFKIALKDCAGIYRSGFFIYPMDETLAQAAVDFGGRPFLVCNSQLTGIPLISLNEGKQSSFQTDCFEDFWQGFVNSAQCNLHLDVIRGRSDHHKIEACFKAVSRAIRNAVEIDVRRGGSIPSTKGILI; this comes from the coding sequence ATGGCGAGAACAGCTTCTGTAAAACGAACAACTGGCGAAACTCAGATTGAATTGACATTAAACATCGATGGATCCGGAAAATATCAGGTAGAAAATCCTATCGGCTTTTTTGACCACATGCTCTGCTCTTTTTGCAAGCACGGACTTTTTGATTTGACAGGGACAATCAAAGGCGACCTGCATGTTGACCAGCACCACACAATCGAAGATACGGGAATCGTGCTCGGAGAATGTTTTAAAATAGCACTCAAAGATTGTGCCGGAATATACAGAAGCGGTTTTTTTATATATCCGATGGATGAAACTCTTGCTCAAGCCGCCGTTGATTTTGGCGGACGCCCTTTTCTTGTGTGCAACTCTCAGCTGACGGGAATCCCTCTAATTTCTTTAAACGAAGGAAAGCAATCTTCTTTTCAGACAGATTGTTTTGAAGATTTTTGGCAAGGGTTTGTAAACAGCGCTCAGTGCAACTTACACTTAGATGTTATTCGAGGAAGAAGCGATCACCATAAAATTGAAGCGTGTTTCAAAGCCGTAAGCAGGGCGATCAGAAACGCAGTAGAAATCGATGTTCGACGAGGCGGCAGCATTCCTTCAACAAAAGGCATTTTGATTTAA
- a CDS encoding SLC13 family permease produces the protein MFEIKWLILAIALIMYTFVIIFQDKKAWITTGAAILVVILSLVFRENVFTTQTSLSLLVYHFLFELINWNVLMIYVGSMTIAALFIYSKVPAGIADLIVEHSRSAGIAVVLILAMTGIISIFVENVATVLVMAPIALALSKKLKLNPVPFMIGLAVMSNLEGTATLVGDPPSMIFASYAHYNFNDFFIHGGKLSIFFFIQAGMLVGCIFFYCFFCRVKEKTAVEKEKIISYFPLSLLIAMIFGLAGISFLSTELGYGSGCFVFALGIIGLIWYRFNQKKTFNEVKTLVKELDWETIGFLIGIFIVVGAISETGLLDDFASLLARVTSGNRFAGFILILAFSVLISGFVDNVPYIIVMLPVAGSLATSMNVNKELYMFALLLGSCLGGNLTPFGASANVVAMGILKKESHPITFGGFLKLSAPFTLLTTLAGALTLWLVWA, from the coding sequence ATGTTTGAAATTAAATGGCTGATTCTCGCCATCGCATTGATAATGTACACTTTTGTAATTATCTTTCAAGATAAAAAAGCATGGATCACGACAGGGGCAGCAATTTTGGTTGTAATACTCAGCCTCGTATTCAGAGAAAATGTTTTTACAACCCAAACATCTTTGTCTTTGCTCGTATATCACTTCTTGTTTGAATTGATCAACTGGAATGTCTTGATGATTTATGTCGGAAGCATGACGATTGCTGCGCTGTTTATCTATTCAAAAGTTCCGGCAGGAATTGCCGACTTGATTGTTGAACATTCGCGCAGTGCAGGAATCGCTGTAGTTTTGATTCTCGCAATGACAGGCATCATCTCAATTTTTGTTGAAAATGTCGCGACAGTCCTTGTGATGGCCCCAATCGCTCTCGCACTTTCTAAAAAACTCAAACTCAATCCTGTTCCGTTTATGATTGGCCTTGCTGTTATGTCTAACCTTGAGGGAACAGCAACTCTTGTCGGAGACCCCCCAAGCATGATTTTTGCTTCTTATGCGCATTATAATTTTAACGATTTTTTTATTCACGGCGGAAAGCTTTCAATATTCTTTTTCATTCAGGCTGGCATGCTCGTAGGCTGCATTTTCTTCTATTGTTTTTTTTGCCGAGTAAAAGAAAAAACAGCAGTTGAAAAAGAAAAAATTATTTCATACTTTCCTTTGTCGCTCTTGATAGCAATGATTTTCGGCTTAGCCGGCATTTCTTTTTTAAGCACAGAGCTCGGATACGGCTCAGGATGTTTTGTATTTGCACTTGGAATAATCGGATTGATATGGTATCGGTTCAATCAGAAAAAAACTTTTAATGAAGTCAAAACACTCGTAAAAGAGCTGGACTGGGAAACAATCGGATTTTTAATCGGAATCTTTATTGTTGTTGGAGCGATAAGCGAAACAGGCTTGCTCGACGATTTTGCATCGTTGCTTGCACGTGTGACATCAGGCAATAGATTTGCAGGGTTTATCCTCATTCTCGCTTTTTCCGTATTGATTTCAGGATTTGTCGACAATGTTCCGTACATCATCGTCATGCTACCTGTTGCCGGATCTCTTGCAACAAGTATGAACGTAAACAAAGAACTCTACATGTTTGCACTTTTGCTCGGCTCGTGTCTCGGCGGAAACTTAACTCCTTTTGGCGCTTCTGCAAATGTCGTCGCAATGGGAATTCTAAAAAAAGAATCTCACCCTATTACATTCGGCGGATTTTTAAAACTGTCGGCACCTTTTACACTTTTGACTACGCTGGCAGGTGCTTTAACGCTCTGGCTCGTCTGGGCATAA
- a CDS encoding class I adenylate-forming enzyme family protein — protein sequence MPITEYLETNAKKYPNDCALVELNPEMRDTRRITWKEYDLTQPEPNLPYRREISWCIFNEKANRCAHYLLERGIHRGDKVGILMMNCLEWLPIYFGILKTGALAVPLNFRYSSDEIDYCLNLADISVLFFGPEFIGRLEAISEKIMQHRLLIYVGDGLPPTFSESYILSVMNYSSENLNLKITDDDDAAIYFSSGTTGFPKAILHKHRALMHSAACEQKHHSQTKDDVFLCIPPLYHTGAKMHWFGSLISGSKAVLLRGTKPDVILKAVSDEKCTIVWLLVPWAQDILVAIENETVKLDEYQLSQWRLMHIGAQPVPKKLIENWLKFFPNHDYDTNYGLSESIGPGCVHLGVGNINKVGAIGVPGYGWKTKIVDERRREVPQGEVGELAVFGPGVMTCYYKNQKATDEVMDKDGWLYTGDMAQIDKDGFIYLVDRKKDVIITGGENLYPVQIEDFLHKMDAIKDVAVIGLADHRLGEIAAAIVELKEGYDCTEDDINNFCMELPKYKRPRKIIFAKIPRNPTGKIEKPKLRELYRTEDPFKVMQSD from the coding sequence ATGCCTATTACAGAATATCTCGAAACTAACGCAAAAAAATATCCAAATGATTGTGCTCTTGTAGAATTAAACCCGGAAATGCGCGACACTCGTCGAATCACATGGAAAGAATATGATTTAACTCAACCTGAACCGAATCTCCCTTATCGGCGTGAAATCAGCTGGTGTATTTTTAATGAAAAGGCTAATCGCTGTGCACATTACCTTTTGGAACGCGGCATTCATCGCGGTGACAAAGTCGGCATTCTTATGATGAATTGCCTTGAATGGCTGCCGATTTATTTCGGTATTTTGAAAACAGGAGCACTCGCTGTTCCTTTAAACTTTCGCTACTCATCTGATGAAATCGACTATTGTCTAAATCTCGCTGATATTTCTGTTTTATTTTTTGGTCCTGAATTTATAGGACGACTTGAGGCGATTTCCGAAAAAATTATGCAGCACCGCCTTTTGATATATGTTGGAGATGGGCTTCCTCCAACTTTTTCTGAAAGTTACATTTTGTCTGTAATGAATTATTCTTCAGAAAATTTAAACCTCAAAATCACTGATGATGATGACGCTGCAATTTATTTTTCTTCTGGGACGACGGGATTTCCAAAAGCAATCTTGCATAAACACCGCGCATTGATGCATTCTGCCGCATGTGAACAAAAACATCATAGTCAGACTAAAGACGATGTTTTTCTCTGTATCCCGCCACTATATCACACTGGGGCAAAAATGCACTGGTTTGGTTCGTTGATAAGCGGAAGCAAAGCTGTTTTATTGCGCGGAACAAAACCTGATGTTATTTTAAAAGCAGTCAGCGACGAAAAATGTACAATTGTCTGGCTGCTCGTCCCTTGGGCTCAAGATATCCTCGTCGCAATAGAAAACGAAACTGTAAAACTCGACGAATATCAGCTTTCACAGTGGAGATTGATGCATATCGGCGCTCAACCTGTTCCAAAAAAACTTATTGAAAACTGGTTGAAATTCTTTCCGAACCATGATTACGATACAAATTATGGGCTTTCAGAATCTATTGGGCCTGGATGCGTCCATCTTGGAGTTGGAAATATCAACAAAGTTGGTGCAATCGGAGTGCCGGGTTACGGTTGGAAAACTAAAATAGTCGATGAGCGGCGTCGCGAAGTTCCACAAGGCGAGGTAGGAGAACTCGCAGTTTTCGGACCTGGCGTCATGACGTGCTATTACAAAAATCAAAAAGCGACAGATGAAGTTATGGATAAAGATGGCTGGCTGTATACAGGAGATATGGCTCAGATAGATAAAGATGGATTTATATATCTTGTTGACCGCAAAAAAGATGTTATCATCACTGGCGGTGAAAACTTGTATCCTGTTCAGATAGAAGACTTTTTGCACAAAATGGATGCAATCAAAGATGTCGCTGTCATCGGGCTTGCTGACCACCGACTTGGCGAGATAGCTGCGGCAATCGTTGAACTTAAAGAAGGCTATGACTGCACGGAAGATGATATAAATAATTTTTGCATGGAACTTCCAAAATACAAACGTCCTAGAAAAATTATATTTGCTAAAATTCCTCGAAATCCAACAGGCAAAATTGAAAAACCGAAACTTCGAGAATTGTACAGAACTGAAGACCCTTTCAAAGTTATGCAGTCTGATTAA
- a CDS encoding HD-GYP domain-containing protein, whose protein sequence is MESLVKEVAELKRILTTDKIIHIAIKMLACINREIIYHSIRTTYISIKIAKKCTINNRCSKKNLLLLALFHTLGFFREDLYFNYNPYGHNPDFFSTDKDTTSKYVFAGYYLKYMTPIGEDAESIEHFTEPFNQKLKEEHYQSTYKGVIYLAARISEYVYKNPNTPMPKNIDDIAPGFLDPEYVEIFKDINKDDAVLKEIWNGTYEDTLSSFIYEQSFTEEENLKFQYLLIYLLDFKSTYTMTHSINTSCYAMSLGKRMQLNARQMSDLLTSAILHDVGKMATPARILEFPGKLSPEDMGIMRHHVNHSKRILNGNVPQDILENVYRHHEKLNGNGYPQHLNAEQLNLIQRILTVADIISALNDRRSYKDEFSKDKTISIITSMAENGELDPSIVKYVQTNMDQLLEELSQLQALLQVDFSLVLSKYNDYIYNDDDVEDLKSI, encoded by the coding sequence ATGGAATCTCTAGTTAAAGAAGTTGCAGAATTAAAAAGAATCCTTACAACAGATAAAATAATTCACATCGCAATAAAAATGCTTGCCTGTATAAACCGCGAGATAATATATCACAGCATCAGGACAACTTATATTTCCATAAAAATTGCAAAAAAATGCACGATCAATAATCGATGCAGCAAAAAAAATCTTCTTTTGCTCGCTCTGTTCCATACGCTCGGGTTTTTCCGCGAAGATTTATATTTCAATTATAATCCGTACGGGCACAATCCTGATTTTTTTTCAACAGACAAAGATACAACGAGCAAATATGTTTTTGCAGGATATTATCTTAAATACATGACTCCAATAGGCGAAGATGCCGAGTCTATTGAGCATTTTACAGAACCGTTCAATCAAAAACTAAAAGAGGAACATTACCAAAGCACATATAAAGGCGTTATATATCTAGCCGCAAGAATCAGCGAATATGTTTATAAAAATCCCAATACTCCTATGCCAAAGAACATTGACGACATTGCACCGGGATTCCTTGACCCTGAATACGTTGAAATTTTTAAAGATATAAACAAAGATGATGCCGTCCTCAAAGAAATTTGGAACGGAACTTATGAAGACACGCTTTCTTCGTTTATATATGAACAGAGTTTTACAGAAGAAGAAAACTTAAAGTTTCAATATCTGCTGATATATTTACTTGATTTTAAAAGCACTTATACAATGACGCATTCTATAAACACTTCGTGCTATGCGATGTCGCTCGGTAAAAGAATGCAGCTTAATGCAAGACAGATGTCGGACTTGCTCACAAGCGCTATTTTGCACGATGTAGGAAAAATGGCAACTCCTGCACGCATCCTAGAGTTTCCGGGAAAACTCTCCCCAGAAGATATGGGAATCATGAGGCACCACGTAAATCATTCAAAAAGGATTCTAAATGGAAATGTTCCGCAAGATATCCTCGAAAACGTTTACCGCCATCATGAAAAATTGAACGGAAACGGGTACCCACAGCATCTTAATGCAGAACAGCTCAATTTAATTCAGAGAATTTTAACAGTTGCAGATATCATAAGCGCTTTGAACGACAGGCGAAGTTACAAAGATGAATTTTCAAAAGACAAAACGATTTCTATTATTACAAGCATGGCAGAAAACGGAGAACTCGACCCTTCAATAGTAAAATATGTTCAAACCAATATGGACCAGCTGTTAGAGGAGCTTTCACAGTTGCAGGCGCTTCTTCAAGTTGATTTCAGCCTTGTTCTCTCAAAATACAACGATTACATCTATAACGACGACGATGTTGAAGACCTGAAATCTATTTAG
- the hisG gene encoding ATP phosphoribosyltransferase, with protein sequence MEKLKILLAKGRIYESVYQLLSDAGISIHLPDRTYFPSTNQEDLAFQVVKPQITSLLLANDKADVGFSGKDWVYENCTQDDVEEIMDLGFDPVRIVAAIPESRDFDALLKSNVTIATEYQTLSKKWVDDKKINGTIFRTWGTSEGFVQDKDDSIAQILIDNTSTGSSLKANRLKIVDTLMESSTRMYASKKAMNNPEKKQKIMELKMLFESVLNARSRVMLEMNCSEKNFDALIKGSPAMKSPTVSPLFGGNGYAVKIAVKKSDVPTLLPKLQSLGATDIVEYELRKVIL encoded by the coding sequence ATGGAGAAATTAAAAATTTTGCTTGCAAAAGGACGCATTTATGAGTCTGTTTATCAATTACTAAGCGATGCCGGTATTTCAATCCATCTCCCAGATAGAACGTATTTTCCTTCAACAAATCAGGAAGACCTCGCTTTTCAAGTTGTAAAACCACAGATTACAAGCCTTCTTCTTGCGAATGACAAAGCCGATGTCGGATTTTCAGGAAAAGATTGGGTTTACGAAAACTGCACACAAGACGATGTTGAAGAAATTATGGATTTAGGTTTCGATCCTGTTAGAATTGTAGCTGCAATCCCTGAATCTCGCGACTTTGATGCTCTTTTAAAATCAAATGTTACAATCGCCACAGAATATCAGACTTTAAGCAAAAAGTGGGTAGATGATAAAAAAATAAACGGTACGATTTTTAGAACATGGGGGACTTCTGAAGGGTTTGTGCAGGATAAGGACGATTCTATCGCTCAGATTTTGATTGACAACACTTCGACAGGGTCTTCATTAAAAGCAAACAGGCTCAAGATTGTAGACACTTTGATGGAAAGTTCGACGAGAATGTACGCTTCAAAAAAGGCGATGAACAATCCTGAAAAAAAACAAAAAATTATGGAATTAAAAATGCTGTTTGAAAGCGTTTTGAACGCGCGCAGCAGAGTTATGCTTGAAATGAATTGTTCAGAAAAGAATTTTGACGCGCTGATTAAAGGAAGCCCCGCAATGAAAAGCCCGACAGTAAGCCCTCTTTTTGGCGGCAACGGCTATGCGGTTAAAATCGCCGTAAAAAAATCAGATGTTCCGACATTGCTTCCTAAATTGCAGAGTCTCGGCGCTACAGATATAGTTGAATACGAATTACGAAAAGTAATACTCTAA
- the groL gene encoding chaperonin GroEL (60 kDa chaperone family; promotes refolding of misfolded polypeptides especially under stressful conditions; forms two stacked rings of heptamers to form a barrel-shaped 14mer; ends can be capped by GroES; misfolded proteins enter the barrel where they are refolded when GroES binds) translates to MAKQLLFSEDARKKLLSGVEQISKAVKTTLGPCGRMVMMDKKYGSPIITKDGVSVAKEIELADPYENMGAQFVREVASKTNDDAGDGTTTATVLSYAIVREGIKAVAAGMRPIEIKRGMDKAVKLAVEEIKKNAKPVKGADDITNIATISANNDPEIGKMLADAIEKVGKDGVITVEESKNMEMTVDTVEGMQFDRGYISSYFVTDRERMEADFDDASILIYDKKISAMKDLLPILEKVANAGKALVIICEDVDGEALTTLVLNTIRGTIKVCAVKAPGFGDRRKDMLQDIAILTGGTVVSEEVGLKLETCGTEVLGQAKTIKIDKDNTTIVGGAGNSKDIKARVEEIKNAIEKSTSSYDKEQLQKRLAKLSGGVAVINVGANTETEMKEKKFRVEDTIAATRAALEEGIVSGGGIALLEAAKTLKEVPADLTEDEKVGFKIVIRALEEPIRQISENAGLDGAVIAERAKNEKKGIGFNALTGEWINMLEAGIIDPAKVTCSALKNAASVAGTLLTTECALTDIPEPKTPVAPAADPGMMY, encoded by the coding sequence ATGGCTAAACAGTTATTATTCAGTGAAGATGCTCGAAAAAAGCTTTTGAGCGGTGTGGAACAGATTTCTAAAGCTGTAAAGACAACTTTGGGACCTTGTGGACGCATGGTCATGATGGACAAAAAATATGGTTCACCGATTATCACAAAAGACGGTGTTTCAGTGGCAAAGGAGATTGAACTTGCTGATCCGTATGAAAATATGGGTGCTCAGTTTGTTCGAGAAGTTGCTTCTAAGACAAATGATGATGCAGGTGACGGTACTACAACTGCAACAGTTCTTTCGTATGCGATTGTTCGTGAAGGAATCAAAGCTGTTGCTGCAGGTATGCGCCCAATCGAAATTAAACGCGGTATGGACAAAGCTGTAAAACTTGCAGTAGAAGAAATTAAAAAGAACGCTAAACCTGTAAAAGGCGCAGATGATATTACAAACATCGCTACAATTTCTGCTAACAATGACCCGGAAATCGGTAAAATGCTTGCCGATGCTATCGAAAAGGTTGGAAAAGACGGCGTTATAACTGTAGAAGAATCGAAGAATATGGAGATGACTGTAGACACTGTCGAAGGTATGCAGTTTGATCGCGGATACATCTCTTCTTACTTTGTAACAGACCGCGAAAGAATGGAAGCTGATTTTGATGACGCTTCTATCTTGATTTACGACAAAAAGATTTCCGCAATGAAAGACCTTCTTCCGATTTTGGAAAAAGTTGCAAATGCAGGAAAAGCTCTTGTGATAATCTGCGAAGATGTTGACGGTGAAGCTCTTACAACTTTGGTTTTGAACACAATTCGTGGAACTATTAAAGTTTGTGCAGTTAAAGCTCCAGGCTTTGGCGACCGCCGTAAAGATATGCTGCAGGATATCGCAATTTTGACAGGCGGAACTGTAGTATCTGAAGAAGTCGGACTTAAACTTGAAACATGCGGAACAGAAGTTCTTGGACAGGCTAAGACAATCAAAATAGACAAAGACAACACTACAATCGTAGGCGGTGCCGGAAATTCAAAAGATATAAAGGCTCGTGTTGAAGAAATCAAAAATGCTATTGAAAAATCAACATCTTCTTATGATAAAGAACAGCTTCAGAAACGACTTGCAAAATTGTCAGGAGGAGTTGCTGTAATCAATGTCGGTGCAAACACAGAGACAGAGATGAAAGAAAAGAAATTCCGTGTTGAAGATACAATCGCTGCCACACGTGCTGCACTTGAAGAAGGAATTGTAAGCGGTGGAGGAATCGCTTTGCTCGAAGCTGCAAAAACTCTTAAGGAAGTTCCTGCTGACTTAACTGAAGATGAGAAAGTTGGCTTCAAGATTGTAATTCGTGCTCTCGAAGAGCCAATCCGCCAGATTTCGGAAAATGCAGGTCTTGACGGCGCTGTAATTGCAGAACGTGCTAAAAATGAAAAGAAAGGTATTGGATTCAATGCCCTGACTGGCGAATGGATAAATATGCTCGAAGCTGGAATCATTGACCCGGCAAAAGTAACTTGCTCTGCTTTGAAAAATGCTGCATCTGTTGCAGGAACGCTTTTGACAACTGAATGCGCATTGACAGATATCCCAGAGCCAAAAACTCCTGTTGCTCCAGCAGCAGATCCTGGAATGATGTATTAA
- the era gene encoding GTPase Era yields the protein MAEENKGILKTAVVAIIGRPSAGKSTFLNTACQEPVSIVSAIPQTTRNAIKGIVNTSFGQLIFIDTPGYHDSEKKLNLRLKDITESQLDDIDCVLYIIDSTRQTGKEEDLTAQLLKNLQQKTVVAINKADSHLSKPIPVRQFIKETLPEIPKDRIFEISAEKDTGINEVLRALYDIAPEGEPLYDEELYTDQDLTFRVCEVIRGEAINRLQDEIPHSVYVEVADIEHRNEGKKLWIRAFLCVERESQKGIVIGKGASKIKEIRLAAIKKLSEIYIQKIDLDLQVKIDKNWRQKDYTLKKLISDN from the coding sequence ATGGCTGAAGAAAACAAAGGAATATTAAAGACCGCCGTCGTTGCAATTATCGGGCGGCCAAGTGCAGGAAAATCGACTTTTTTGAACACAGCTTGTCAGGAACCTGTAAGCATTGTTTCGGCAATTCCCCAGACAACACGCAACGCAATCAAAGGAATTGTCAACACATCTTTTGGACAGCTAATTTTTATAGACACTCCGGGCTACCACGATTCGGAAAAAAAACTGAATCTGCGGCTCAAAGATATAACTGAATCTCAGCTAGACGATATAGACTGTGTCCTCTACATAATCGATTCAACGCGCCAGACAGGCAAAGAAGAAGATCTGACTGCACAACTTCTCAAAAATCTTCAGCAAAAAACTGTCGTTGCAATAAACAAGGCAGATTCTCATTTGTCAAAGCCAATTCCTGTCCGTCAATTTATAAAAGAAACTCTGCCTGAAATTCCAAAAGACCGTATCTTTGAAATTTCCGCAGAAAAAGATACAGGAATAAACGAAGTTTTGCGAGCATTGTACGACATCGCACCGGAAGGCGAGCCTCTATACGACGAAGAACTTTACACTGATCAAGATTTAACTTTTCGTGTATGCGAAGTTATACGTGGAGAAGCTATAAATCGGCTCCAAGATGAAATTCCACATTCCGTTTACGTCGAAGTAGCAGATATTGAGCACCGCAATGAAGGCAAAAAACTTTGGATTCGCGCATTTTTGTGTGTTGAACGCGAAAGCCAAAAAGGAATTGTGATAGGAAAAGGCGCTTCAAAAATCAAAGAAATAAGGCTTGCCGCTATTAAAAAACTGAGCGAAATATATATACAGAAAATCGACCTTGACCTTCAAGTAAAAATCGACAAAAACTGGAGACAGAAAGACTACACTCTAAAAAAGCTCATTTCTGATAATTGA